One Megalops cyprinoides isolate fMegCyp1 chromosome 4, fMegCyp1.pri, whole genome shotgun sequence genomic window carries:
- the LOC118776203 gene encoding transmembrane protein 252-like yields MNLRRSLWLLARITLPVVGFSLACLGAFLVSLRSTSSSSASAFMEIFAYVCIICGLLVLMVGVSWTICLGMRSKVYQQHRGRQPEHTIHVHTVDRPEFYPPAYEESLERNSVDAQVVVATENELHYSTAPPIYTRRSSEVPNDDFSSEEPPSYKEAMLQDESSSRAQMNGPEVDGMLASVPLDGR; encoded by the exons ATGAACCTGCGGAGGTCGCTCTGGCTGTTGGCGCGCATCACCCTGCCCGTGGTGGGCTTCTCCCTGGCCTGCCTGGGGGCCTTCCTGGTGTCCCTCCggagcaccagcagcagcagtgcttctGCTTTCATGGAGATCTTCGCCTACGTCTGCATCATCTGCGGCCTCCTGGTGCTCATGGTGGGCGTGTCCTGGACCATCTGCCTGGGCATGAGAAGCAAGGTGTACCAGCAGCACAGGGGGAGGCAGCCCGAGCACACCATCCACGTCCACACTGTCGACAG ACCTGAGTTCTACCCTCCCGCCTACGAGGAATCGCTCGAAAGAAACAGCGTCGATGCCCAGGTTGTCGTGGCTACTGAAAACGAGCTCCATTACAGCACGGCACCCCCGATTTACACGCGTAGGAGCTCAGAGGTGCCGAATGATGACTTCAGCAGTGAGGAACCGCCCTCCTACAAAGAGGCCATGCTCCAGGATGAGAGCAGCTCACGCGCACAGATGAACGGTCCCGAGGTGGACGGCATGCTGGCCAGCGTTCCTCTTGACGGCCGTTAG
- the pgm5 gene encoding phosphoglucomutase-like protein 5, which produces METNPIPVVTVQTAPYDDQRPGTSGLRRKTTVFESKRNYLQNYIQSVLSSIDLRDRQGCTMVVGSDGRYFSRTAIEVIVQMAAANGIGRLVIGHNGILSTPAVSCIIRKIKAIGGIILTASHSPGGPAGDFGIKFNVANGGPSPDTVTDKIYQVSRTLEEYAICPDLRIDLSRLGRQDFDLENKFKPFRVEIVDSVEVYLNMLRGIFDFNAIKGLLTGPNQLKIRIDAMNGVMGPYVRRILCDELGAPANSAVNCVPLEDFGGQRPNPTLTYASSLVESMKGGDFGLGAAFDADGDRYMILGQNGFFVNPSDSVAVMAANLSCIPYFRQMGLRGFARSMPTSTALDRVAKALKVALYETPTGWRFFGNLMDSGRCSLCGEESFGTGSDHIREKDGLWSVLVWLSIMAARKQGVEEIVKDHWAKLGRNYFCRFDYEGVDPRAAFYMMRDLEAVISDKAFTSQKFAVGNNVYSVEKADNFEYIDPVDGTVARNQGLRIIFSDASRLIFRLSGTGSGTGATIRIYAESYERDPERQNRETQAVLGPLIAIALKISDIHERTGRRGPTVIT; this is translated from the exons ATGGAAACAAATCCAATCCCGGTGGTGACCGTCCAAACGGCCCCTTACGATGACCAGAGACCTGGCACCAGCGGTCTAAGGAGGAAGACCACGGTCTTCGAAAGTAAGAGAAATTACTTGCAGAACTACATCCAGAGCGTGCTGTCCTCCATCGACCTGCGAGACCGCCAGGGCTGCACTATGGTGGTGGGCAGCGACGGCAGGTACTTCAGTCGCACCGCTATCGAGGTCATCGTTCAGATGGCAGCGGCGAATGGG ATCGGCCGACTGGTCATTGGCCACAATGGGATCCTGTCCACTCCAGCAGTGTCGTGTATCATCCGGAAGATCAAAGCCATTGGGGGCATCatcctcacagccagtcacagtCCAGGGGGGCCAGCCGGGGACTTTGGAATCAAATTTAATGTGGCCAACGGAG GCCCATCCCCAGACACTGTCACGGACAAGATTTACCAGGTCAGCCGTACACTGGAGGAGTATGCCATCTGCCCTGACCTTCGGATCGACCTGTCCAGGCTGGGCCGGCAGGACTTTGACCTGGAGAACAAGTTCAAACCTTTCAGAG TGGAGATCGTGGACTCGGTGGAGGTGTACCTGAACATGCTGCGCGGGATCTTTGATTTCAATGCTATCAAGGGCCTGCTGACTGGTCCAAATCAGCTCAAAATCCGGATAGATGCAATGAATGGAG TGATGGGGCCCTATGTCAGGAGGATCCTCTGTGATGAGCTGGGAGCTCCTGCCAACTCAGCTGTCAACTGCGTCCCCCTGGAGGACTTCGGGGGCCAGCGCCCAAACCCCACCCTGACCTATGCCTCCTCTCTGGTGGAGTCCATGAAGGGCGGGGACTTTGGCCTTGGCGCCGCCTTCGATGCGGATGGG GATCGCTACATGATTCTGGGTCAGAACGGATTCTTTGTGAACCCATCGGACTCCGTAGCTGTGATGGCGGCTAATCTCTCCTGCATCCCCTACTTCAGACAGATGGGGCTCCGTGGCTTTGCTCGCAGCATGCCCACCAGCACCGCCCTCGACAG GGTGGCTAAAGCCCTGAAGGTGGCGCTGTATGAGACACCCACTGGCTGGAGGTTCTTCGGGAATCTGATGGACTCTGGGAGATGTTCTCTGTGTGGCGAGGAGAGCTTTGGAACAG GCTCAGACCACATCCGTGAGAAGGATGGGCTGTGGTCAGTGCTGGTCTGGCTGTCCATAATGGCCGCCCGCAAACAGGGTGTGGAGGAAATTGTGAAGGACCACTGGGCCAAGCTGGGCCGGAATTACTTCTGCCG GTTTGATTACGAGGGAGTCGATCCCAGAGCTGCCTTCTACATGATGAGAGACCTAGAGGCGGTGATTTCAGACAAGGCTTTCACCAGTCAGAAGTTCGCTGTGGGCAACAACGTCTACAGCgtggaaaaagcagacaacttTGAATACATCGACCCAGTGGACGGAACTGTAGCACGCAATCAG GGTTTGCGTATCATCTTCTCGGATGCGTCGAGGCTGATCTTCCGGCTGAGCGGGACCGGCAGCGGAACTGGAGCCACCATCCGGATCTACGCCGAGAGCTATGAGAGAGACCCTGAGAGACAGAACCGAGAAACACAG GCGGTGCTGGGCCCCCTCATTGCCATTGCGCTGAAGATCTCAGACATCCACGAACGGACAGGACGCCGAGGCCCCACCGTCATTACCTGA